The Myxococcales bacterium genome has a segment encoding these proteins:
- a CDS encoding BrnT family toxin, giving the protein MRFAWDEAKDASNRSKHGVSFEEASSLFTSGEDYLEIFDDANSLDEDRFIAIGPVIRGVIVVVYTERDGDTIRIISARWATKREASRYRSYKEGG; this is encoded by the coding sequence GTGCGATTTGCCTGGGATGAAGCGAAGGACGCGTCAAACCGCTCCAAGCACGGCGTGTCGTTCGAAGAGGCAAGTTCGCTTTTCACCAGCGGGGAGGATTATCTTGAGATCTTCGATGACGCGAACTCTTTGGACGAGGACAGATTCATCGCGATAGGCCCAGTTATCCGAGGGGTTATCGTCGTCGTCTATACTGAGAGAGATGGCGACACGATTCGAATCATCAGCGCACGCTGGGCAACCAAGCGCGAAGCGAGCCGGTACCGAAGTTACAAGGAAGGAGGCTGA
- a CDS encoding VIT and VWA domain-containing protein, with translation MPYVPRDFPTPSPRISPHFLASAACAACVLLALLSVPGLAQAARAGGDQASRTLSPYVFLEGALPEDVENFPLEATRVQANISGVIAEVTVSQVYQNRGAHPLHARYVFPGSTRAAVSGMRFQIGDRMVTARIKERSQAATEFAEAKAAGKSASLLDQERPNVFTMSLANIMPGDRVEVELRYSELLVPEEGTYQFVYPTVVGPRYAGSQASQADSSWVKSPYLPAGAPSAALVDIQVNVSTGMPLAALRSPSHQPEIAWDDPSLARVSLRGDAGNRDFILDYRLAAGAVEGGLLLYQGQTENFFLLTVQPPARVLASDIPPREYIFVLDVSGSMAGFPLDTAKTLMKRLLAGLGPKDSFNVILFAGGSHVLAPQSLPATSQNVSSALATLDREQGGGGTELEAALRTALKLPRGAEVSRSVVVVTDGYIEAERSAFALIAENLHETNVFTFGIGSSVNRYLIEGLARAGQGEAFVVTGPGEAAAAADRLRRYIATPVLTGIQIRYEGFEVYDVEPQVQPDLFAERPLVVFGKWRGDRKGRIQVVGRTGSATFDKSFPVEASPPRPEHGALPLLWARTRIARLSDLNFQGEGESSVQEVTRLGLAYSLLTPYTSFIAVLEAIRNPGLPARSVDQPLPMPAGVSDLAVGGGYGSGAEPGLGLLLLGAGVLAFVTLRRRSVA, from the coding sequence ATGCCTTACGTGCCCCGAGACTTTCCAACGCCGTCTCCGCGAATATCCCCGCACTTCCTTGCATCGGCCGCATGTGCCGCATGTGTCCTCCTGGCGCTGCTGAGCGTGCCGGGCCTCGCCCAGGCGGCGCGCGCCGGGGGAGACCAAGCCTCCCGAACGCTGTCACCTTATGTTTTCCTCGAGGGAGCCCTGCCCGAGGATGTCGAAAACTTTCCGCTCGAGGCCACCCGCGTGCAGGCCAACATCTCCGGCGTCATTGCCGAGGTGACGGTCAGCCAGGTGTACCAAAACCGGGGCGCGCACCCGCTCCACGCGCGGTACGTTTTCCCGGGGTCCACCCGGGCCGCGGTCTCCGGTATGCGCTTTCAGATCGGCGATCGCATGGTCACGGCGCGCATCAAAGAGCGCAGTCAGGCGGCAACCGAGTTCGCGGAAGCCAAGGCCGCGGGCAAAAGTGCTTCGCTGCTCGATCAAGAGCGGCCGAATGTGTTCACGATGTCGCTGGCCAACATCATGCCGGGCGATCGGGTCGAGGTCGAGCTGCGCTACAGCGAGCTGTTGGTACCCGAAGAGGGCACCTACCAGTTCGTGTACCCCACCGTGGTGGGGCCGCGCTATGCCGGCAGCCAGGCGTCCCAGGCTGACAGCAGCTGGGTGAAAAGTCCCTATCTTCCCGCCGGGGCGCCGTCGGCCGCGTTGGTCGACATTCAGGTCAACGTGTCCACCGGCATGCCGCTGGCCGCGCTTCGCTCGCCTTCCCATCAACCCGAGATCGCGTGGGATGATCCGTCGCTTGCGCGGGTGTCCTTGCGGGGCGACGCGGGCAACCGCGATTTCATCCTGGACTACCGGCTGGCGGCGGGTGCGGTGGAGGGGGGCTTGCTGCTCTACCAGGGGCAAACGGAGAACTTCTTTCTGTTGACCGTACAGCCTCCGGCCCGCGTGCTGGCGTCAGACATCCCTCCGCGCGAGTACATCTTCGTGCTGGATGTTTCGGGATCCATGGCGGGGTTTCCCCTCGATACGGCGAAGACCCTGATGAAGCGCCTTCTCGCGGGGCTCGGGCCCAAGGATTCCTTCAATGTGATTTTGTTCGCGGGGGGATCCCACGTGCTTGCTCCGCAATCCTTGCCGGCCACGTCGCAGAACGTCTCCAGCGCCCTGGCAACGTTGGACCGCGAGCAGGGTGGGGGGGGCACCGAGCTCGAGGCGGCTTTGCGCACGGCTTTGAAGCTGCCCCGCGGGGCAGAGGTCTCGCGCTCGGTCGTGGTCGTGACGGATGGATACATCGAGGCGGAGCGCAGCGCTTTTGCCCTGATCGCAGAGAATCTGCACGAGACGAATGTGTTCACCTTTGGCATTGGGTCGAGCGTGAACCGCTATTTGATCGAGGGGCTGGCGCGCGCCGGACAGGGTGAGGCGTTCGTGGTCACTGGCCCTGGCGAGGCGGCTGCGGCAGCGGACAGGTTGCGCCGCTACATTGCCACGCCCGTTTTGACGGGGATTCAGATTCGCTACGAGGGCTTCGAGGTCTACGATGTCGAGCCGCAGGTGCAGCCCGATCTCTTCGCCGAGCGTCCGCTCGTGGTCTTCGGGAAATGGCGGGGCGACCGCAAGGGGCGGATCCAGGTGGTGGGGCGCACGGGAAGCGCGACCTTCGACAAGTCGTTCCCCGTCGAGGCGAGTCCGCCGCGTCCGGAACACGGGGCTCTGCCTTTGCTCTGGGCGCGCACGCGCATCGCACGGCTTTCGGACCTCAATTTTCAGGGCGAAGGGGAAAGCAGCGTTCAAGAGGTGACGCGGCTTGGATTGGCCTATTCTCTCTTGACGCCTTACACGTCGTTCATCGCCGTCCTGGAAGCGATACGCAACCCGGGGCTTCCCGCTCGCTCCGTCGACCAGCCTTTGCCGATGCCGGCGGGCGTGTCGGATCTCGCCGTGGGGGGCGGCTACGGTTCGGGGGCAGAGCCGGGCTTGGGGCTGCTGTTGCTCGGCGCCGGTGTGTTGGCCTTTGTCACCCTTCGCCGGCGGAGCGTGGCGTGA
- the creC gene encoding two-component system sensor histidine kinase CreC → MKLGTVLFFAFLGIFALCFSYPIAQVAGRVRTAYVESAEEPLVDTANVLAAIVGQSLERQALQPEDLQRVFDDVRERRVAAQIYQMRKETVDLSMYITDARGVVTFHADDPAAVGQDYSDWRDVYRTLQGGYGARIRRDPNHPTAPAALMVAAPIRVRGQLAGVLTVIKPTDNIASFVRATRPRIIKIGLLALLVAVVLGLAVSLWVTQQVRRLTRYANDVRAGLRVPFPKLARTELLTMGRAFEKMREALAGQAYVENYITALTHEIKSPLSAIRGAAEILEGEDLPRQTRARFLDNIQTETRRIQELVDRMLRLTELEARRALTTRERVDLGALARTTSEVVVGQLEAKGLTLDLEIPRDVCVRGDPMLLHLALCNLLQNAVDFSPRGGRITLSLSLSPSEEQREGAVFVTVTDQGSGIPSFARDRVFEKFFSLERPDTGKKSTGLGLNFVKEVAELHGGDVQLDNIEPAGLRACLRLAPDPGGFG, encoded by the coding sequence ATGAAACTCGGCACGGTCCTGTTTTTTGCCTTCCTGGGCATCTTTGCGCTTTGTTTTTCGTATCCCATCGCGCAGGTGGCGGGACGCGTGCGAACGGCTTACGTCGAAAGCGCGGAGGAGCCTCTGGTGGATACGGCCAACGTGCTGGCCGCGATCGTGGGGCAAAGCCTGGAGCGTCAGGCGCTGCAGCCCGAAGATCTTCAACGGGTGTTCGATGACGTGCGGGAGCGCAGGGTGGCGGCGCAGATTTATCAGATGCGCAAGGAGACGGTGGACCTCAGCATGTACATCACGGACGCCAGGGGCGTGGTGACCTTCCATGCGGACGATCCCGCGGCCGTGGGCCAGGACTACTCCGACTGGCGGGATGTCTACCGCACGTTACAGGGTGGCTATGGGGCGCGCATTCGGCGCGATCCCAATCATCCGACGGCCCCGGCGGCGCTCATGGTGGCAGCGCCGATCCGGGTGCGCGGCCAGCTTGCGGGCGTACTGACGGTGATCAAGCCCACCGACAACATCGCCAGCTTCGTGCGCGCGACACGCCCTCGCATCATCAAGATTGGCCTTTTGGCCTTGCTGGTCGCTGTGGTGTTGGGGCTGGCCGTGTCCTTGTGGGTGACGCAGCAGGTGCGTCGGTTGACCCGCTACGCAAACGACGTGCGGGCGGGCCTTCGTGTGCCGTTTCCGAAGCTCGCGCGGACCGAGCTTTTGACGATGGGGCGCGCCTTCGAGAAGATGCGCGAGGCGCTCGCAGGCCAGGCTTATGTGGAAAACTACATCACGGCGCTGACCCACGAGATCAAGAGCCCGCTTTCGGCCATCCGGGGTGCGGCCGAGATCCTCGAAGGGGAAGACCTGCCACGGCAAACGCGTGCCCGCTTCCTCGACAATATCCAAACCGAAACGCGGCGGATCCAGGAGCTGGTAGACCGCATGTTGCGGTTGACGGAATTGGAGGCGCGCCGGGCGCTCACGACGCGCGAACGCGTGGACCTGGGAGCGCTCGCGCGCACGACGAGCGAGGTGGTGGTGGGGCAGCTCGAGGCCAAGGGGCTCACGCTCGACCTCGAGATCCCTCGAGATGTCTGCGTCCGCGGAGATCCGATGTTGCTTCACCTGGCGCTCTGCAATCTGTTACAGAACGCGGTCGACTTTAGCCCTCGGGGAGGGCGCATCACGCTGTCCCTGTCCTTGTCCCCGTCTGAAGAACAGCGAGAGGGCGCCGTGTTCGTCACCGTGACCGATCAGGGATCTGGCATTCCCAGTTTTGCCCGCGACCGCGTGTTCGAAAAGTTCTTCTCGCTCGAGCGGCCCGACACAGGAAAAAAGAGCACGGGCCTCGGCTTGAACTTCGTGAAGGAGGTGGCGGAACTGCACGGAGGTGACGTGCAGCTCGACAACATCGAGCCCGCCGGCTTGCGCGCTTGCTTGCGCCTGGCCCCCGACCCGGGTGGGTTTGGGTGA
- the rsgA gene encoding ribosome small subunit-dependent GTPase A — protein sequence MSAHVTFQGFPVNHYGHLEPFGFDNFFSAQFASISAPSLCPARVASDGKETFELLGVPVHTSTLSGRLRFQAADGERPVVGDWVAVAVAGDHALIHHVLPRRTEIVRRAAGSQGRRHIVAANVDHLFFVTSATGDFNVRRIERYLMLAFASRARPVLVLNKADLVTDPQPLVTSLQAVAPGVDVHAVSAHAGRGLGALQAYLGCGQTVAMLGSSGVGKSSLINSLLGERWMPEAQVREGDGKGRHTTTHRQLVLRQQGGLLLDNPGLREVGLVRGQGVLDDVFVDVAREALRCRFRDCRHRGEPGCAVEQAVEEGRLDPGRFESHRRLEDEIASATRRQTGAPAKRRWKSAHKAMRAFSKLNPKRES from the coding sequence GTGTCGGCGCACGTGACCTTCCAGGGCTTTCCAGTGAATCACTATGGACATCTCGAACCGTTCGGGTTCGACAACTTCTTCTCTGCTCAGTTCGCATCGATCTCCGCTCCTTCGCTTTGCCCGGCCCGGGTTGCCTCGGATGGCAAGGAGACCTTTGAACTGTTGGGTGTGCCCGTGCACACGAGCACGCTTTCGGGGCGGCTCCGCTTCCAGGCGGCGGACGGCGAACGGCCCGTCGTGGGGGATTGGGTTGCGGTCGCGGTAGCGGGCGATCACGCGTTGATTCATCACGTGTTGCCTCGGCGCACCGAGATCGTTCGGCGCGCGGCGGGCAGCCAAGGGCGGCGGCACATCGTGGCCGCCAACGTCGATCACCTCTTCTTCGTGACCTCGGCCACGGGCGACTTCAACGTGCGGCGGATCGAGCGGTATCTCATGTTGGCGTTTGCAAGCCGGGCGCGGCCGGTGTTGGTGCTCAACAAGGCAGACTTGGTAACCGATCCGCAGCCGCTCGTGACGAGCTTGCAGGCCGTGGCTCCGGGGGTCGACGTGCACGCCGTCAGCGCACACGCGGGGCGGGGATTGGGGGCACTTCAGGCCTACCTTGGTTGCGGGCAAACTGTGGCGATGCTGGGCTCTTCGGGGGTGGGCAAGTCGTCTCTCATCAACAGCTTGCTCGGCGAAAGGTGGATGCCCGAGGCGCAGGTGCGTGAGGGCGACGGTAAGGGCCGGCATACCACCACCCACCGGCAGCTCGTGCTCCGGCAGCAGGGCGGCTTGCTGCTCGACAATCCCGGACTGCGTGAGGTGGGGTTGGTGAGGGGGCAGGGCGTTCTGGACGACGTCTTCGTCGATGTGGCCCGGGAGGCCCTCCGCTGCCGCTTTCGTGATTGCCGGCATAGGGGCGAGCCCGGATGTGCCGTGGAGCAGGCGGTCGAAGAGGGGCGGTTGGACCCGGGCCGCTTCGAGAGTCATCGCCGGCTCGAAGACGAGATCGCCAGCGCGACACGTCGGCAAACGGGGGCGCCGGCGAAGCGGCGCTGGAAGTCCGCGCACAAGGCCATGCGGGCGTTCTCGAAGCTGAATCCCAAGCGCGAGAGCTGA
- a CDS encoding BrnT family toxin: protein MTFEWDPKKRRDNLVKHKVDFADAVAVLEDPLALTRDDPHPREERFVTLGMDSLGRILVVSWTPRGGRFRLISARKATQSERTQYEVDK, encoded by the coding sequence GTGACCTTCGAATGGGACCCCAAGAAACGCCGCGACAACCTTGTAAAGCACAAGGTTGACTTCGCCGATGCGGTGGCAGTCCTTGAGGATCCGCTCGCCCTAACTCGGGACGACCCCCACCCCAGAGAAGAGAGATTCGTAACGTTGGGGATGGACTCACTCGGGCGCATCCTGGTGGTGTCGTGGACGCCACGTGGCGGACGGTTTCGCCTAATCTCAGCTCGAAAGGCCACCCAAAGCGAGCGAACACAATACGAGGTGGACAAATGA
- a CDS encoding GNAT family N-acetyltransferase → MEIIEANLDHPEHAAAIVAMTDVYARDGMGSGAPLAADVRARLVPGLRAHPTTLVFLAYDNGQPIGIATCFRGFSTFAARTLINIHDLAVVPGYRGHGVGKALLAAVATKARALGCVKLTLEVQENNRRARRVYEGAGFAQAVCGDENGGSLFYTKPLD, encoded by the coding sequence ATGGAGATCATCGAAGCAAACCTCGATCACCCTGAACACGCGGCGGCCATCGTGGCGATGACGGATGTTTACGCCCGGGATGGCATGGGCAGCGGTGCGCCTCTTGCGGCCGACGTGCGCGCGCGGCTCGTACCGGGGCTGCGCGCGCACCCCACAACGCTGGTGTTCCTTGCCTACGATAATGGTCAGCCCATCGGTATCGCCACCTGCTTTCGGGGCTTCTCCACCTTTGCGGCACGCACGCTCATCAACATCCACGACCTGGCGGTGGTCCCCGGGTACAGGGGGCATGGGGTGGGTAAAGCGCTTCTTGCGGCCGTCGCGACGAAGGCCCGCGCCCTCGGCTGCGTCAAGCTGACCCTCGAGGTGCAAGAGAACAACCGCCGGGCGCGCAGGGTCTACGAGGGCGCAGGCTTCGCGCAGGCGGTCTGCGGCGACGAAAACGGCGGCTCGCTGTTCTATACGAAACCGCTGGATTGA
- the xrtK gene encoding exosortase K, producing the protein MTIAAAEGGSLSAVPFRGGGGDRVGAAWARHGAQLLALVIAYALKAFYSRAGADELLFVLAPSSWLARTLGGVELVHESGAGFISHADRLVVGPACAGLNFFIICFVVLSLSFSAAFARRADDRRAWGRRALLWVGISLGISFAATVFTNGVRISLAARLYQAEIYGDLLTRERAHRLLGTVIYYASLLCVLTLVAHRLSARVPRLMPLAGYVGILVLAPLLCRAHRSPGFWEHGVWVASTAVVLTTLGWALSRLRWGRGRR; encoded by the coding sequence GTGACGATCGCCGCGGCCGAGGGGGGCTCCCTGTCCGCGGTCCCCTTTCGTGGGGGGGGCGGGGACAGGGTCGGGGCGGCCTGGGCGCGCCATGGGGCGCAGCTGCTCGCGCTGGTCATCGCGTACGCGCTCAAGGCCTTCTACAGCCGCGCCGGTGCCGACGAGCTTCTGTTCGTTTTGGCACCGTCGAGCTGGCTGGCCCGCACGCTCGGCGGGGTCGAACTGGTTCATGAAAGCGGTGCGGGCTTCATTAGCCACGCCGATCGCCTGGTGGTGGGGCCCGCCTGTGCGGGGTTGAACTTTTTCATCATCTGCTTCGTCGTTTTGTCGCTGTCGTTTTCGGCGGCGTTTGCAAGACGCGCAGACGATCGGCGCGCGTGGGGGCGACGCGCGCTGCTCTGGGTGGGGATCAGCTTGGGGATCTCCTTCGCGGCCACGGTGTTCACCAATGGCGTCCGGATCAGCCTCGCCGCGCGCCTTTACCAGGCCGAGATCTACGGTGATCTTTTGACCCGCGAACGGGCGCACCGCTTGCTGGGAACGGTGATCTACTATGCCTCCCTCCTTTGCGTCCTGACGCTGGTGGCGCATCGGCTTTCGGCCCGGGTGCCGCGGCTCATGCCCCTGGCCGGGTATGTAGGCATCCTCGTGCTCGCACCGCTCTTGTGCCGGGCGCATCGTAGCCCTGGGTTCTGGGAACACGGCGTGTGGGTGGCGTCGACGGCGGTGGTCTTGACCACCCTTGGCTGGGCGCTTTCGCGTTTGCGGTGGGGCCGTGGCCGCAGGTAA
- the creB gene encoding two-component system response regulator CreB, with the protein MVKPRVLVVEDEPAISDTIQFALESEGFSATRVATAMAALPILEAGPVDLVVLDIGLPDVNGLELLKIIRRTHTTPIILLTARTSELDRVLGLEMGADDYVAKPFSPRELTARIKAVLRRTRQPAAVAKAQPAPAPFTLNASKRQITFQGVALELSRYEFEILARFIERPGHVFSREQLMSLVWEQPESSLDRTVDVHIKNIRAKLRAVRPEVEAIVTHRGTGYSLRDDL; encoded by the coding sequence ATGGTGAAGCCGCGCGTTTTGGTGGTGGAGGATGAACCCGCGATCAGCGACACCATCCAGTTTGCTCTGGAAAGTGAAGGTTTTTCCGCCACCCGTGTGGCCACGGCCATGGCGGCGTTGCCGATCCTCGAGGCGGGTCCTGTGGATCTGGTGGTGCTGGACATCGGCTTGCCGGACGTCAACGGCCTCGAGTTGTTGAAGATCATCCGCCGCACGCACACCACGCCCATCATCTTGCTGACGGCGCGTACCTCCGAGCTGGATCGGGTGCTGGGCCTGGAGATGGGCGCGGACGACTACGTGGCGAAGCCCTTCAGCCCGCGCGAACTGACGGCGCGGATCAAGGCCGTGTTGCGCCGCACCCGGCAGCCCGCGGCGGTCGCGAAGGCCCAGCCGGCCCCTGCGCCCTTCACGTTGAATGCTTCGAAGCGCCAGATCACGTTTCAGGGCGTTGCGCTCGAGCTGTCCCGTTACGAATTCGAGATCCTGGCACGCTTCATCGAACGGCCGGGGCACGTGTTTTCGCGCGAGCAGTTGATGAGCCTGGTGTGGGAGCAACCCGAGTCCAGCTTGGATCGCACGGTGGATGTGCACATCAAGAACATCCGCGCCAAGCTGCGGGCCGTGCGGCCCGAGGTCGAGGCGATCGTCACCCACCGAGGCACCGGCTACTCCTTGCGGGACGATCTATGA
- a CDS encoding methylglyoxal synthase, giving the protein MISSRPLLFSPDGPDTVIRELPAQKNIALVAHDHCKEALVEWVKNHRGKLSRHHLVATGTTGRLLAHATGLPVATLQSGPLGGDQQIGAAITEERVHALIFFWDPLAAQPHDPDVKALLRLAVVYNIPVASNRASADCLVTSPLFGQASREELPNYARTRRALLGHNELPATSTEPSAPSVHHDGLVRSTPVA; this is encoded by the coding sequence ATGATTTCATCCCGACCTCTCCTATTTTCGCCCGACGGTCCAGACACGGTGATCCGGGAGCTCCCCGCGCAAAAGAACATCGCGCTGGTGGCCCACGATCACTGCAAAGAGGCGCTGGTCGAATGGGTCAAGAACCATCGCGGCAAGCTGTCGCGCCATCATCTCGTGGCAACCGGCACTACGGGGCGCCTTTTGGCCCATGCCACAGGCCTTCCCGTGGCCACGCTACAAAGCGGGCCTCTCGGCGGCGATCAACAGATCGGCGCCGCCATCACGGAAGAGCGCGTGCATGCGCTGATCTTCTTCTGGGATCCCCTCGCGGCCCAGCCCCACGATCCTGACGTGAAGGCTCTGTTGAGGTTGGCTGTGGTCTACAACATCCCGGTGGCTTCGAACCGTGCCTCGGCAGACTGTCTCGTGACGTCACCGCTCTTCGGCCAGGCCAGCCGAGAGGAATTGCCCAACTACGCACGCACGCGCCGCGCTCTGCTCGGTCACAACGAGCTACCCGCAACCTCCACCGAGCCGAGCGCCCCCAGTGTTCACCACGACGGCCTCGTCCGGTCCACCCCGGTGGCATGA
- a CDS encoding BrnA antitoxin family protein, with protein sequence MKKNYDFSQAKRGPVVAQSPGKTRITIRIDDDILDWFREQADVAGGGNYQSMINEALRSHMAGASGSVEKVLRRVVREELQRAKKRPVKAA encoded by the coding sequence ATGAAAAAGAACTACGATTTTAGCCAAGCGAAGCGTGGGCCTGTCGTCGCACAGTCTCCGGGAAAAACCAGGATAACTATCCGCATTGATGACGACATTCTTGACTGGTTTCGAGAGCAAGCAGACGTCGCGGGTGGTGGCAATTATCAGTCGATGATCAATGAAGCCCTACGTTCGCATATGGCTGGTGCGAGCGGGTCAGTCGAGAAGGTACTGAGACGGGTTGTGCGGGAGGAGCTCCAGCGAGCCAAGAAGCGACCGGTGAAGGCGGCATAA
- a CDS encoding DUF4440 domain-containing protein: MERHSGFPFNQKNECTFEGNAMIDADTTGISRSLETPESTLRKFTQYVRACDLDNLVALYEPDAVFSPEPVVTVKGHQGLRAAFGELFAIKPIFELVSTQVQESGDLALAANDWTLSGTAPDGTPVNKSGRSSVVLRRNPQGQWLIAIDRP; the protein is encoded by the coding sequence GTGGAAAGACACTCAGGCTTTCCGTTCAACCAGAAGAACGAATGTACTTTCGAAGGGAATGCAATGATTGACGCAGACACAACCGGTATTTCGAGAAGTTTGGAAACGCCTGAAAGCACGCTTCGCAAGTTCACTCAATATGTACGCGCTTGTGACCTTGATAACCTCGTGGCTCTGTACGAGCCCGATGCCGTTTTCAGCCCAGAGCCGGTTGTTACGGTGAAAGGGCACCAGGGCCTTCGTGCTGCCTTTGGAGAGCTTTTTGCGATAAAGCCAATTTTCGAACTCGTGAGCACCCAGGTCCAAGAATCGGGTGACCTAGCCCTTGCCGCGAATGATTGGACCCTGTCGGGAACGGCGCCTGATGGAACGCCAGTGAATAAGTCGGGGCGAAGCTCCGTGGTGCTACGGCGAAACCCGCAGGGTCAATGGCTCATCGCCATCGACAGGCCCTAG
- a CDS encoding helix-turn-helix domain-containing protein → MIDELTDEQLSRAISARLRKRLMDGKIESGEDVSALRHFVGLTQQQFAEAMGISVHTLRNWEQGRRHPEGPAIGLLRIAARHPRIIRENVKTAA, encoded by the coding sequence ATGATTGATGAGCTAACGGACGAGCAGTTGTCACGGGCAATATCAGCGCGCCTGCGTAAGCGGCTGATGGACGGGAAGATTGAGTCTGGCGAGGATGTGTCCGCTCTAAGGCATTTCGTTGGGTTGACTCAACAGCAGTTTGCCGAGGCTATGGGAATCAGCGTTCACACATTGCGCAACTGGGAACAGGGGCGCCGACATCCGGAGGGCCCTGCAATCGGTCTGCTCCGGATCGCGGCTCGTCATCCACGGATCATTCGCGAGAACGTGAAGACAGCCGCATGA